The nucleotide window GCAGTTCAAAATCTTTCTTTATCTTAAAACCTTCATGAGCCTTAAGTCTCTCATCAATCATGTTGAGAATTGCCTGCATGTATGTGTCATCATAATCATTCTTACTTTCCCTCTTTGCTTGAACAAATTTCCAACAGTCCACGATAAGGTTGTCTGACATTTCTTGAACAGTCTTGATCCGTTGAGCGTGATACATCTTGTATATAAAGTCACCTTTGTAGAAAACAAAATCTCCATGGCCTACATTATGTAGATTCTTCACTTCGTCTAAGATTTGAGCCATTGAACTTCCTCTGGATTCAAGATTTCTCCTCAAATCAAGAAGAACTCTTGTCATGATATCTTGTTGCTGCATCCCTGTGTATGACAGTGTGCTGACAGTCTCCTCCCACATCTGTTCAAATGCTTCATCCAGCATGGAGTCTGACATGTCTGATTTGTTCTCACGACAGAATTTCAGCAAGTCCAGCACTTTTTTCTCCATTGTGTCCATGTATGTCTTTTTGATTCCTTCCACCTTCATCATTCCCTTTCGACGTGAAAGAGCTGCATTCAGTTTGTTTGTGATGGAATTTGAAAGCTCTTTCTTCAGAGATATGGCAGAGTTTATAAATCTTTGTCGATAGCTTTCCACAAGTTCAACATGACCTTCTCCTTGTTCATAGTATGATTGGATCTTGTCAATAATTTCATCTTGTCCCTTTGAAAGCTCAGATTCTGCTTCTCGTTGTAAATTATAATAGACGTCTTCAACTGTGAACTCCATAGAGTTAAATTTTCCATAGTTTAAGATCTTTGTTTCAGCCTGTAATGTTCATGTGTGCATCTGCTTTCTCAGTGTCCAGTCCCATGTGTTGTACTCTGTGCACAGTTTCATGTATGCATCAGCCACCAGGCGGTTTCTGAAGTTGAAGATGAATTTCTCAAATTTCACAGCAGTCCACAAGTCTTTGGTCCATCTAATAAATTCATTCATGTCACTGGACTTGTAACGTCTGAATATCTCCATTATATGCTTTTTGAGATCATACACAGACTCACTATAGCCGATACTCACTGGTGCCATTGGGGGGTTTCCATGCCACAGTCCAGGGATGTAGTGGTCACCTTTCTCAGTGTCATAGTTCATCACATCGTTAAATTTACTGAACTCCAGTTTGTTCTCCATTTTTGCTGCAGCTTCTGTCATTTCATCCAGTTGCTCCAACAGATATTTACGATCTCTAAAGTTTGAATCATGAGCTGAGACATCAGCAACATTCTGGTGtacaaacaaacatgtgtgtttCTTACCTATTTCCTTCATTCTGAGGAAGGCATGAACAATGATCTGTAAAATGTCTTTCATCTCTGTTGAATTCTCCATGGCAATGTTGACAATTGTTACATCACTCAGTCCAACAACTAGAGTTGccaactcattgtcatgttcatgGCTGTTGTCCAGTTGTGCAAGCTCAGGGGATTTCAGTCCTTCAGTGTCAATTATCACTATATAATCACAATTGAGCTCTGCATTACACTCCTCTGCTACtttaatgagctgcataaaggcTCCCCTGGTGCATCTTCCACTGCTCACTGCAAACTGAACTCCAAACATTGTGTTCAGCAGTGTTGACTTTCCTGAACTCTGGACGCCCAAAACAGTGATAACCATAATCTTGTTTTCGGGCTCCACCAGTGTATTTAATTCAGAAAACACACTAGACAGCCATTTTACAGGGACATTTGAAGAATCTCCATCCATAAGTTCAAGTGGAAATCCATCCAGCAGTAGTTCAGCACAGAGTTTAGGTAAACGTGCAAATTGTTTGCAGTAAAGTGCATCTTCTGAGAGTGAGACTGCAGCTTCGTAAATC belongs to Carassius gibelio isolate Cgi1373 ecotype wild population from Czech Republic chromosome B10, carGib1.2-hapl.c, whole genome shotgun sequence and includes:
- the LOC127966291 gene encoding LOW QUALITY PROTEIN: up-regulator of cell proliferation-like (The sequence of the model RefSeq protein was modified relative to this genomic sequence to represent the inferred CDS: substituted 1 base at 1 genomic stop codon), whose protein sequence is MKKLLDNLGLADYYKKKLTLHTVLQINKNSITDVTVQSLSDLPWLFLKKLMMLQRTARSVMCSSSDGTEDSESDDDQESESDCPQSVNPLDVLTAVFLCSDSFLQQEMIVKMCMCQFAVPLLLPNSENDQITLMLWAMRDIMKKYRPHSLSDPSAFVEERIALSELPLVSFVRLGRCNISKSDILNKLLSNPQQYTDTFVHFNMDCGNINKKISNGLVEMTWYLPCGNKNIDVFPEPVAIANLRGDIQSFETQYTFLCEASAAVFVFFEPQRLDSQLISVPSQKSNPQLFFVGDSKNEIIKATVSKLNLKKSNFIFKDKQNDADFVNKIQNKLQDAITYNNHKTSVVNLAEIARNLGILVDEDVEGCQHAKAGADEITSNIYDIVQFKKEELPLQGEILMKLAKLEKERCRMKKVGEKSIEDYKDELQIEKYKLRQEQSRKGMSAAISCFISAVSSPERAYFLKWLRINLENRSHEVLPQLRELYKQKCQDTCGNKTEIAELDKQISNSSLGVEHFIREMSQIYEAAVSLSEDALYCKQFARLPKLCAELLLDGFPLELMDGDSSNVPVKWLSSVFSELNTLVEPENKIMVITVLGVQSSGKSTLLNTMFGVQFAVSSGRCTRGAFMQLIKVAEECNAELNCDYIVIIDTEGLKSPELAQLDNSHEHDNELATLVVGLSDVTIVNIAMENSTEMKDILQIIVHAFLRMKEIGKKHTCLFVHQNVADVSAHDSNFRDRKYLLEQLDEMTEAAAKMENKLEFSKFNDVMNYDTEKGDHYIPGLWHGNPPMAPVSIGYSESVYDLKKHIMEIFRRYKSSDMNEFIRWTKDLWTAVKFEKFIFNFRNRLVADAYMKLCTEYNTWDWTLRKQMHTXTLQAETKILNYGKFNSMEFTVEDVYYNLQREAESELSKGQDEIIDKIQSYYEQGEGHVELVESYRQRFINSAISLKKELSNSITNKLNAALSRRKGMMKVEGIKKTYMDTMEKKVLDLLKFCRENKSDMSDSMLDEAFEQMWEETVSTLSYTGMQQQDIMTRVLLDLRRNLESRGSSMAQILDEVKNLHNVGHGDFVFYKGDFIYKMYHAQRIKTVQEMSDNLIVDCWKFVQAKRESKNDYDDTYMQAILNMIDERLKAHEGFKIKKDFELPLKLHICGFASSEFQNIHNEFIQDNNPRTALENFKHSYYSNFIDLYR